A genome region from Proteus vulgaris includes the following:
- the moaE gene encoding molybdopterin synthase catalytic subunit MoaE — MSASTRISVQTENFSVGDEYQWLSECDSDGAVVTFTGKVRNHNLGDEVSTLTLEHYPGMTEKALTEIVNEARSRWPLQRVSVIHRVGTLHIGEEIVFVGVTSSHRNSAFESAEFIMDFLKTRAPFWKKEGLSENNDRWVDARQSDYDSAERWE; from the coding sequence ATGAGCGCATCAACGCGTATTTCAGTACAAACTGAAAATTTTAGTGTGGGTGATGAATACCAATGGCTTTCAGAGTGCGACAGCGACGGTGCTGTTGTGACCTTTACGGGGAAAGTTCGTAATCATAATCTTGGTGATGAAGTGAGTACACTCACACTTGAACATTATCCGGGAATGACTGAAAAAGCACTGACAGAAATTGTGAATGAAGCACGTTCTCGCTGGCCTTTGCAGCGTGTCAGTGTTATTCATCGTGTAGGAACTTTGCATATTGGTGAAGAAATAGTGTTTGTCGGTGTCACCAGCTCTCATCGTAATAGTGCCTTCGAATCCGCTGAATTTATTATGGATTTCTTAAAAACACGCGCACCATTTTGGAAAAAAGAAGGGCTTTCTGAAAATAATGATAGATGGGTTGATGCACGCCAAAGTGATTATGACTCGGCTGAGCGTTGGGAATAA
- the yvcK gene encoding uridine diphosphate-N-acetylglucosamine-binding protein YvcK, whose amino-acid sequence MRNRTLSDLDRVVALGGGHGLGRVLSALSYLGSRLTGIVTTTDNGGSTGRIRQEEGGIAWGDMRNCINQLITEPSVASAMFEYRFSGTGELAGHNLGNLMLKALDNLSVRPLEAINLIRGLLRVNAHLIPMSEQAVDLMAIDDQGNEIYGEVNVDILPKIPQKLDLYPKVPTTREAIEAIEQADLILIGPGSFFTSLMPLLLLPELAQALRRSSATTIYIGNLGKELSPAAASMTMSDKIAMMENYIGLQTIDAVIISPETQYESMKGRLIVQTQLEAKDIPYRHDRHLLSKAIELTLQRLGQRNASPQAIK is encoded by the coding sequence ATGCGAAATCGCACGCTAAGTGATTTAGATCGTGTTGTTGCCCTTGGTGGTGGTCATGGCCTTGGACGTGTGCTTTCAGCACTCTCCTACTTAGGCTCTCGTCTTACTGGTATCGTTACAACAACAGACAATGGCGGTTCTACTGGCCGTATTCGCCAAGAAGAAGGTGGCATTGCGTGGGGAGATATGCGCAATTGTATTAATCAGTTAATTACTGAACCTTCTGTTGCTTCTGCAATGTTTGAATACCGTTTTTCTGGTACAGGCGAGCTGGCAGGACATAATTTAGGTAATCTAATGCTTAAAGCACTTGATAACTTAAGTGTTCGCCCCTTAGAAGCCATTAATCTTATCCGTGGGTTATTAAGAGTGAATGCTCACCTTATTCCCATGTCAGAACAAGCCGTTGATCTTATGGCGATAGACGATCAAGGAAATGAGATTTATGGTGAGGTCAATGTTGATATTTTACCTAAGATCCCCCAAAAGCTTGATCTCTATCCTAAAGTACCGACTACACGAGAAGCTATTGAAGCGATTGAACAAGCAGATTTGATCTTAATTGGCCCAGGTAGCTTTTTTACCAGTTTAATGCCTTTATTATTACTGCCAGAGCTTGCACAAGCATTGCGCCGTAGCAGTGCAACAACAATTTATATTGGTAACTTAGGTAAAGAGTTAAGTCCTGCTGCTGCCAGCATGACGATGTCTGATAAAATCGCCATGATGGAGAATTATATTGGTTTACAAACAATAGATGCCGTGATTATTAGCCCTGAAACACAATATGAATCGATGAAAGGTCGATTAATTGTACAAACTCAACTGGAAGCCAAAGATATTCCTTATCGTCACGACCGTCATCTATTAAGCAAAGCGATTGAGTTAACGTTACAACGATTAGGGCAACGTAATGCATCACCTCAAGCGATCAAATAG
- the moaC gene encoding cyclic pyranopterin monophosphate synthase MoaC has translation MSQLTHINAAGEAHMVDVSAKAETVREARAEAFVEMSAETLSMITEGKHHKGDVFATARIAGIQAAKRTWELIPLCHPLLLTKVEVRLEALTGSNRVRIESVCRLTGKTGVEMEALTAASVAALTIYDMCKAVQKDMVIGPVRLLEKTGGKSGHFKVEA, from the coding sequence ATGTCTCAACTAACTCACATTAATGCTGCCGGTGAAGCCCACATGGTGGATGTTAGCGCTAAAGCTGAAACAGTGCGAGAAGCACGAGCTGAAGCTTTTGTTGAAATGTCAGCAGAAACATTAAGCATGATCACCGAAGGTAAACATCATAAAGGTGATGTATTTGCAACCGCAAGAATTGCTGGTATTCAAGCCGCAAAAAGAACATGGGAGTTGATCCCATTATGTCATCCGCTGTTATTAACTAAAGTCGAAGTGCGTTTAGAGGCTCTCACTGGATCTAACCGTGTACGCATTGAATCTGTTTGCCGTTTAACGGGGAAAACAGGGGTTGAGATGGAAGCCTTAACTGCGGCATCGGTAGCAGCGTTGACGATTTATGATATGTGTAAAGCCGTTCAAAAAGATATGGTGATAGGGCCTGTACGCTTATTAGAAAAAACAGGTGGCAAATCAGGTCACTTTAAGGTGGAAGCATGA
- a CDS encoding Bax inhibitor-1 family protein — MDRFSRSNDSIVQRTGSGLQTFMAQVYGWMTVGLLLTAFVAFYVASSEALLTMIFSSKIVFFGLIIAQLGLVFVLSGMVHKMSGAMATSLFMLYSVLTGVTISSVLLLYTASSIASTFFICAAMFGALSIYGYTTKRSLTGMGSFLFMGLIGIIIASIVNIFMQSSMMSMVISYAGVLIFAGLTAYDTQKLKDMGSEINQEDKENMRRYSIMGALTLYLDFINLFLMLLRILGDRR; from the coding sequence ATGGATCGATTTTCACGTTCAAATGATTCAATCGTACAGCGTACAGGTTCTGGCCTACAAACCTTTATGGCTCAGGTTTATGGTTGGATGACGGTAGGTCTGTTACTCACTGCGTTTGTTGCATTCTACGTGGCATCAAGCGAAGCATTATTAACAATGATTTTCTCGAGCAAGATTGTCTTTTTTGGTTTGATCATTGCTCAATTAGGGTTAGTTTTCGTGTTATCTGGTATGGTTCATAAAATGAGTGGCGCAATGGCAACCTCATTATTTATGCTCTATTCCGTGCTAACAGGGGTAACTATCTCAAGCGTATTACTGCTTTATACCGCATCTTCCATTGCGAGTACCTTCTTTATTTGTGCGGCAATGTTCGGTGCATTAAGTATTTACGGTTACACCACTAAGCGTAGCTTAACAGGTATGGGTAGCTTCCTGTTTATGGGGCTTATCGGTATCATTATTGCGTCTATCGTGAATATCTTTATGCAAAGCTCAATGATGAGCATGGTTATCTCTTATGCAGGTGTGTTGATTTTCGCAGGTTTAACGGCTTACGACACACAAAAATTAAAAGATATGGGTAGCGAAATTAACCAAGAAGATAAAGAAAATATGCGCCGTTACTCAATTATGGGTGCATTAACGCTTTATTTAGATTTCATCAACCTGTTCTTAATGTTACTGCGTATTTTAGGCGACCGTCGTTAA
- a CDS encoding ABC transporter permease: MFYRLLTLIMKELQSLLQEPQTRIILIMPVIFQMILFPFAATLDVTNASIAIFDEDNGKQSIELTQRIAKASAFSQTLLLKNEHEIKEAIDNRKALLLVRFPQNFSADLESRVPVKLQLILDGRNSNSAQIAANYVQQIVQNYQTELAGNTPSLLNKTELIVRNWYNPNLNYKWFIVPSLVALIITIGVMIVTSLSVAREREQGTLDQLLVSPLSTWQIFVGKAVPAMVVAAVQGTIVLIIGIFGYQIPFSGSLLLFYFTMLIYGLSLVGFGLLISALSSTQQQAFIGVFVFMMPAVLLSGYISPVENMPIWLQHATWINPIRHFTDITKQIYLKNADITVIWHSLWPLLVITVGTGSIAYYLFQRKIA; the protein is encoded by the coding sequence ATGTTTTATCGCCTTCTCACCCTGATAATGAAAGAGTTACAATCATTATTACAAGAGCCTCAAACGCGTATTATTTTAATCATGCCGGTCATCTTCCAGATGATCTTATTCCCTTTTGCTGCGACGTTAGATGTGACCAATGCCTCTATTGCCATTTTTGATGAAGATAATGGTAAACAATCTATTGAGTTAACCCAACGTATCGCCAAAGCAAGTGCATTTTCTCAGACTCTTTTGCTTAAAAATGAACATGAAATAAAAGAAGCTATTGATAACCGCAAAGCGCTTTTATTAGTTCGCTTTCCACAAAATTTTAGTGCCGATTTAGAAAGCCGTGTTCCTGTGAAATTGCAATTAATCCTAGATGGTCGAAATTCTAATAGTGCGCAAATTGCGGCTAATTATGTACAGCAAATTGTACAAAACTATCAAACTGAATTAGCAGGCAATACACCTTCTCTACTGAATAAAACAGAACTTATTGTTCGCAATTGGTATAACCCGAATTTAAATTATAAATGGTTTATTGTACCTTCTTTAGTTGCGTTAATTATTACCATTGGCGTAATGATAGTTACCTCACTTTCTGTTGCTAGAGAGCGTGAGCAAGGTACATTAGATCAGCTGTTAGTTTCCCCCCTATCAACATGGCAAATTTTTGTCGGTAAAGCAGTTCCTGCAATGGTTGTGGCCGCTGTTCAAGGCACCATCGTATTAATTATTGGGATATTTGGTTATCAAATTCCCTTTTCTGGCTCATTATTGCTGTTTTACTTTACCATGTTGATTTATGGCTTATCGCTAGTAGGGTTTGGTTTATTAATATCAGCATTAAGTTCAACACAACAACAGGCTTTTATTGGTGTTTTCGTGTTTATGATGCCTGCGGTGTTATTATCTGGCTATATTTCCCCCGTAGAAAATATGCCTATTTGGCTACAACATGCCACATGGATAAATCCAATTCGTCATTTCACTGATATCACAAAACAGATTTACCTTAAAAATGCTGACATCACTGTTATATGGCACAGTTTGTGGCCTTTATTGGTCATTACAGTCGGAACGGGTAGCATTGCCTATTATCTTTTCCAACGGAAGATTGCTTAA
- the moaD gene encoding molybdopterin synthase sulfur carrier subunit → MIKVLFFAQVRELVGVDSLELDCEYHTVDDLRKVLITKGERWSLALEDGKLLSAVNQSFVQGSHVINDGDEIAFFPPVTGG, encoded by the coding sequence ATGATTAAAGTTCTCTTTTTTGCTCAAGTCCGTGAATTAGTAGGTGTTGATTCTCTTGAATTAGATTGTGAATACCACACCGTCGACGATTTACGCAAAGTATTAATCACCAAAGGTGAACGTTGGTCACTCGCGTTAGAGGATGGCAAGTTACTCTCTGCGGTAAACCAATCCTTTGTTCAAGGTTCTCACGTGATTAATGATGGTGATGAAATCGCCTTTTTCCCACCTGTTACAGGAGGATAA
- a CDS encoding DUF1266 domain-containing protein: MSGYVYAGFPSSAGVILGVILLIMLFKWLRKFAVQDSELQKPSTVGQEPILSEAENTSGQLLPNEWGLYVAAPYAVMNEWAYNEYAQGKDDGGLSAGWGINDRWDLVYQLFWLLTQGHTNDFYQLRDQILDGKEDDVQSLKNDILLSELTEHDKNERLWQIDMMSTNRMNIQNVKYLIWDLCRFNKLCLEGCQQGYITQQEAQTWSLMSASMLRRIYDGWEDMWRNFIAARWFWASGDQDWVSSHQAFTDVIQNILNAEDTLATEENWIMELPPLDLMSFSRTVAGLGLMKNDVPMTLDEIEEVISQRITLKQLNS, from the coding sequence ATGAGTGGTTATGTTTATGCAGGGTTTCCTAGCTCTGCTGGGGTAATTCTTGGTGTTATTCTTCTTATTATGCTTTTTAAATGGTTACGTAAATTTGCTGTACAAGATAGTGAGCTACAAAAACCATCAACAGTAGGGCAGGAGCCTATTTTATCTGAAGCAGAAAATACCTCGGGTCAATTGTTGCCCAACGAATGGGGGTTATATGTAGCAGCTCCTTACGCGGTAATGAATGAATGGGCTTATAACGAATACGCTCAAGGTAAAGATGATGGTGGATTATCTGCGGGTTGGGGAATTAACGACCGTTGGGATTTAGTCTATCAATTATTTTGGTTGCTCACTCAAGGCCACACTAATGATTTTTATCAACTACGTGACCAGATTTTGGATGGCAAAGAAGACGATGTTCAGTCATTAAAAAATGATATTTTACTTTCAGAATTAACGGAACACGATAAAAATGAGCGTTTATGGCAAATCGATATGATGAGCACAAATCGCATGAATATCCAAAATGTGAAATACCTTATTTGGGATCTCTGCCGTTTTAATAAGCTCTGTTTAGAAGGTTGCCAGCAAGGTTATATTACTCAACAAGAAGCCCAAACATGGTCACTGATGAGCGCATCAATGTTGCGTCGGATCTATGATGGTTGGGAAGATATGTGGAGAAACTTTATTGCAGCTCGTTGGTTTTGGGCAAGTGGCGATCAAGATTGGGTATCTTCTCATCAAGCGTTTACGGATGTTATACAAAATATTCTGAATGCAGAAGATACGCTGGCAACAGAAGAGAATTGGATCATGGAGTTACCTCCATTAGATTTAATGTCATTCTCTCGTACTGTGGCAGGTCTTGGTCTGATGAAAAATGATGTACCAATGACTCTTGACGAAATTGAAGAAGTGATTAGCCAGCGTATAACATTAAAGCAGCTTAATAGCTAA
- the moaA gene encoding GTP 3',8-cyclase MoaA — protein MQQLVDAFSRKFFYLRLSITDVCNFRCTYCLPNGYKPNGHKSFLSLDEISRLTQSFAALGTEKIRLTGGEPTMRRDFTDIIATIKDNASIKKIAVTTNGYRLSRDVAQWRDAGLSAINVSVDSLDPRQFHAITGQDKFSQVMEGIDAAFTAGFEKVKVNVVLMRNVNDKNLPDFLNWIKDRPIQLRFIELMETGDGSDIFNRFHLSGEVIRQRLLNEGWLQIPRARSDGPAQVFTHPDYQGEIGLIMPYEKDFCSTCNRLRVSAIGNLHLCLFGENGIPLRDLLADDSQQEALQQRIQGGLLHKRETHFLHQGDSGMTPNLSVIGG, from the coding sequence ATGCAACAACTCGTTGATGCGTTTTCCCGCAAATTTTTCTATTTACGTCTTTCAATTACAGACGTGTGTAATTTTCGTTGTACTTATTGCTTACCTAATGGTTATAAGCCTAACGGTCATAAATCATTTCTTTCGTTAGATGAAATCAGCAGACTGACACAATCTTTTGCCGCGTTAGGGACAGAAAAAATTCGCCTAACAGGTGGTGAGCCTACAATGCGTCGTGATTTTACTGATATTATCGCCACGATTAAAGACAATGCATCTATCAAAAAAATCGCGGTAACCACTAATGGCTATCGTTTGTCTAGAGATGTTGCACAATGGCGTGATGCGGGGTTAAGCGCAATTAATGTGAGTGTTGATAGCCTCGACCCTCGCCAATTCCATGCTATTACTGGGCAAGATAAATTTAGCCAAGTAATGGAAGGTATAGATGCTGCATTTACAGCGGGTTTCGAAAAAGTAAAAGTTAACGTTGTGCTAATGCGCAATGTAAATGACAAAAACCTCCCTGATTTTCTTAATTGGATCAAAGACAGACCCATTCAACTGCGCTTTATTGAATTAATGGAAACCGGTGATGGTAGTGATATATTCAACCGTTTTCATTTGTCTGGTGAAGTGATCCGCCAGCGCTTACTCAATGAAGGTTGGTTGCAAATTCCTCGCGCTCGTAGTGACGGGCCAGCTCAAGTATTTACCCATCCTGATTATCAAGGTGAAATAGGTCTTATCATGCCTTATGAAAAAGACTTTTGTTCAACTTGTAACCGTTTACGCGTTTCAGCTATTGGTAACCTCCATCTTTGCCTCTTTGGTGAAAATGGTATTCCTTTACGTGACTTACTTGCTGATGATAGTCAACAAGAAGCATTACAACAGCGTATTCAGGGGGGCCTTCTTCATAAACGAGAAACCCATTTTCTTCATCAAGGCGATAGCGGTATGACACCGAACTTATCTGTTATTGGTGGATAG
- the uvrB gene encoding excinuclease ABC subunit UvrB translates to MSKDFKLHSEFKPGGDQPAAIASLCEGLDDGLAHQTLLGVTGSGKTFTIANVIANLNRPTMVLAPNKTLAAQLYSEMKEFFPENAVEYFVSYYDYYQPEAYVPSSDTFIEKDASVNEHIEQMRLSATKALLERKDVIVVSSVSAIYGLGDPDSYLKMMLHLTNGMIIDQRAILRRLADLQYTRNDQAFQRGTFRVRGEVIDIFPAESDDYALRVELFDEEVERLSLFDPLTGQIHYNVPRFTVYPKTHYVTPRERILEAMEEIKKELADRRKVLLANDKLVEEQRVTQRTQFDLEMMNELGYCSGIENYSRYLSGRGPGEPPPTLFDYLPANGLLVIDESHVTIPQIGGMYKGDRSRKETLVEYGFRLPSALDNRPLRFEEFEALAPQTIYVSATPGKYELEKSGHEIVEQVVRPTGLLDPIVEVRPVATQVDDLLSEIRIRAAKNERVLVTTLTKRMAEDLTEYLEEHGERVRYLHSDIDTVERVEIIRDLRLGEFDVLVGINLLREGLDMPEVSLVAILDADKEGFLRSERSLIQTIGRAARNLEGKAILYGDKITDSMAKAISETERRREKQQQFNLDHGIVPKGLNKKVGDILKIGQPTQGRNKKGHKATDIHENYPLLSTAELEKEIQRLEAEMYQYAKDLEFEKAASTRDKLQALRAQFIANS, encoded by the coding sequence ATGAGCAAAGATTTCAAACTGCATTCTGAATTTAAACCGGGTGGTGATCAACCTGCGGCTATTGCCTCACTCTGTGAAGGATTAGATGATGGTCTTGCTCATCAAACTCTTTTAGGGGTAACTGGATCAGGTAAAACCTTTACGATTGCCAATGTGATTGCCAATCTAAATCGTCCGACGATGGTATTGGCGCCAAATAAAACATTGGCAGCACAGCTTTATAGTGAGATGAAAGAATTCTTTCCTGAAAATGCAGTGGAATACTTTGTTTCTTATTATGATTATTATCAGCCTGAAGCGTATGTTCCAAGTTCTGATACCTTTATTGAAAAAGATGCTTCTGTTAACGAACATATTGAACAGATGCGTTTATCTGCGACTAAAGCTTTGCTAGAGCGTAAAGACGTTATTGTTGTGTCATCGGTTTCTGCTATCTACGGTTTAGGGGATCCTGATAGTTACTTAAAAATGATGTTGCATCTGACAAACGGCATGATAATCGACCAACGTGCCATTTTACGTCGCCTTGCTGATCTACAATATACTCGCAATGATCAAGCCTTTCAGCGGGGGACATTTCGTGTACGTGGTGAAGTGATTGATATCTTCCCTGCCGAATCTGATGATTACGCATTACGTGTTGAGTTATTTGATGAAGAAGTCGAACGCCTTTCACTGTTTGACCCTTTAACAGGACAAATTCATTACAATGTACCTCGTTTTACTGTTTATCCTAAAACGCACTACGTCACCCCTCGTGAGCGTATTCTTGAGGCGATGGAAGAGATCAAAAAGGAACTTGCGGATAGGCGCAAAGTTCTTTTAGCTAACGATAAACTTGTTGAAGAGCAACGTGTGACACAGCGTACTCAGTTTGATCTTGAAATGATGAATGAATTGGGATATTGCTCTGGTATCGAAAACTATTCACGTTATTTATCAGGTAGAGGTCCCGGTGAGCCACCCCCAACCTTATTTGATTATCTTCCCGCTAACGGTTTATTAGTGATTGATGAATCACACGTTACTATTCCTCAAATTGGTGGAATGTATAAAGGAGACCGTTCCCGTAAAGAAACCTTAGTTGAATACGGCTTCCGTTTACCTTCCGCGCTTGATAACCGTCCATTACGTTTTGAAGAGTTTGAGGCGTTAGCACCACAAACGATTTATGTTTCAGCAACACCGGGTAAATATGAACTTGAGAAATCAGGTCATGAAATTGTTGAGCAAGTTGTCAGGCCAACAGGTTTACTTGATCCCATTGTTGAAGTACGTCCTGTTGCCACACAAGTTGATGATTTGCTTTCTGAAATCCGTATTCGTGCAGCAAAAAATGAACGTGTATTGGTGACAACACTAACAAAACGAATGGCTGAAGACTTAACAGAATATCTTGAAGAGCATGGTGAGCGGGTTCGTTATTTACACTCTGATATTGATACTGTTGAACGTGTCGAAATTATTCGTGATTTGCGCCTAGGTGAGTTTGATGTATTAGTCGGCATCAACTTACTTCGAGAAGGTTTGGATATGCCAGAGGTCTCTTTGGTCGCGATTTTAGATGCTGATAAAGAGGGCTTCTTACGTTCAGAGCGCTCATTGATTCAGACGATTGGTCGTGCAGCTCGTAACCTTGAAGGTAAAGCGATTTTATATGGTGATAAAATTACCGATTCAATGGCGAAAGCGATAAGTGAAACTGAACGTCGTCGCGAGAAACAGCAACAGTTTAACCTTGATCATGGTATTGTGCCTAAAGGATTAAATAAAAAAGTGGGTGATATTCTTAAGATTGGTCAACCTACGCAAGGGCGCAATAAGAAAGGGCATAAAGCAACAGATATTCATGAAAATTATCCGTTGTTATCAACGGCTGAATTGGAAAAAGAGATCCAACGTTTAGAAGCCGAGATGTATCAATATGCAAAAGATCTAGAATTTGAGAAAGCAGCGAGTACTCGCGATAAGTTGCAAGCATTACGCGCTCAATTTATTGCTAACTCTTAA
- a CDS encoding ABC transporter permease: MHNSAQSSHARFSWRRLYALCLKETKQITRDPSSALIAIVIPLTLLFIFGYGINLDSSKLNIGILTNQQSQPAQELVYTFTNSPYINATISDNRQLLIDKMQAGQIRGIVVIPVNFAELLARQDTQSPIQVITDGSEPNTANFVQAYTKGVWQIWLQQQAISKGIDTTPLIEIEPRYWFNPAAISQHYIIPGAVTIIITVVGAILTSLVIAREWERGTMEALLSTQITRTELLLSKLIPYQVLGSFVMVLCMVVTVFVLGVPYRGSLWILGGITSLFLATALGMGLLISTLTRNQFNAAMISLNAAFLPAIMLSGFVFEIDSMPIFIQVVTYFIPARYFVSSLQTLFLAGDIPLILMLDMWLLIVSAIFFIGLTALATRRRLD; the protein is encoded by the coding sequence ATGCATAATTCAGCTCAATCATCTCATGCTCGCTTTTCTTGGCGACGTTTATACGCACTGTGTTTAAAAGAAACAAAGCAAATTACTCGTGATCCCAGTAGTGCGCTAATTGCGATTGTTATTCCACTTACTTTGCTGTTTATTTTTGGGTATGGCATTAATTTAGATTCAAGCAAATTAAATATTGGTATTTTAACTAATCAACAAAGTCAACCAGCACAAGAGCTTGTTTACACCTTCACCAATTCACCGTATATCAATGCAACTATTAGCGATAATCGACAATTATTAATCGATAAAATGCAGGCGGGGCAAATTAGAGGTATTGTCGTTATTCCTGTTAATTTTGCTGAATTACTGGCTCGTCAGGATACTCAATCCCCCATTCAAGTGATCACTGATGGCAGTGAGCCCAATACGGCAAACTTTGTACAGGCTTATACCAAAGGCGTGTGGCAAATTTGGTTGCAGCAGCAAGCTATCAGTAAGGGAATTGATACTACGCCATTAATTGAAATAGAACCTCGTTATTGGTTTAATCCTGCGGCAATAAGTCAGCACTATATTATTCCAGGGGCTGTCACGATTATTATTACAGTCGTTGGCGCTATTCTTACCTCGTTAGTGATTGCCCGCGAATGGGAAAGAGGTACGATGGAAGCCCTTCTTTCCACTCAAATTACACGCACAGAACTTTTACTTTCAAAGCTTATTCCTTACCAAGTGTTAGGTAGCTTTGTCATGGTGTTATGTATGGTCGTTACGGTGTTTGTGCTTGGCGTGCCTTATCGAGGATCGTTATGGATTTTAGGCGGGATCACCTCGCTCTTTTTAGCGACTGCTTTAGGTATGGGATTGCTTATTTCCACGCTAACGCGTAATCAATTTAATGCGGCAATGATTTCGTTAAATGCGGCTTTTTTGCCCGCCATTATGTTATCAGGCTTTGTTTTTGAAATTGATAGCATGCCTATCTTTATTCAAGTCGTGACCTATTTTATTCCCGCGCGTTATTTTGTAAGCAGTTTGCAAACGCTATTTTTAGCGGGTGATATTCCGTTGATATTGATGCTAGATATGTGGCTATTGATTGTATCGGCGATATTTTTTATTGGATTAACGGCGTTAGCAACACGTCGTCGATTAGATTAA